TCGATGGTGGCATCTGTGTAGTGAATCCGGCTCAATGTTTTGGGCTTTACATGCTGCTCCTGGATGAGGGTTTCGATGATGGGGGTCTCCTGGTATGAGGGGTCGTAAAGGGCCAGAATAAGCTCCTGATCCTGGAAGTCGCAGATGTCAATTACGGCCTTTTTTGCAAGGGGATGATCAGCAGGTAAAATGCAGATCAGGCGGTCTTCAAAAATGGGTTCGTACACTATTTGGGTGTTCACCATTTGGGTGCGTACAATGCCCAGGTCAAGGTCGCCGCGCATCAGGTATTCGAGCGGCCGGCGGCTCGCGTCGGAAACTATATTTATGTTAATATCAGGCCATTGGCTCTTAAAATCCTTAATTACACCGGGCAGCCAGTGGTATGCGGTATAGCATTGCATACTGATATTGAGCTTGCCGGTTTTGCCATTTTTATAGTTGTTGATATCCTCTTCGAGGGTACGTATTTCGGCCAATATTTTTTCCGAACTTCGTAAAAAACGATAGCCAACTTCGGTTAACTGTAGTTTCTTTCCCTGGCGATGGAACACCTCGATATCGAGCTCCTTTTCCAGCTCTTTTAACTGGTGGCTAAGGGCCGATTGTGTGAGGTGTAAAGAGGCGGCTGCTTTGGTAAGCGAACCCTCTCTTGATATGGTATCTACTAACCTGAAATGATGTAGCGCGATGTTCATTATTAATTTTGCTAATGATTTACACAAAATTAATTCATTTTTTTCATGATTGCTATACCTATACATTTGCGGTGTATAAAATACACCCTCATGTTAAACACTAATTCAAAAAAATTACTCCTGTTTTTTTTGAGTGTTTTATATGTCTTACACGTACAAGCTCAGCAACAAACCCTTTCCATTAAGGATGCTGAACAAATGGCCCTTGCCAACTATGCGTCCATCAAGTCGAAGGCAAACCAGCTTAACGCCTCTAAGGCATACCTCAAAGAAACAAAAACGGAGTACCTGCCGGACCTCAACTTTTCCGCACAGCAGGACTACGGCACAGTGAACGGCCAAACCGGACCATCTTTTGGTTACCGAGGCCTGTCGGTATCCTCATCGGGCCCAACTTTGGCCAAGCAAAACTGGAACGCCGCCTTCGGTGCCCTGTATCTAACCAACGTTAGCTGGGACTTTTTTGCCTTCGGCAGATCTAAACAGCGTATCGGCGTACAAAAAACCATCGTTTCGCGCGATGAAACTGATCTGGCACAGGAGCAATTTCAGCACCAGGTACGCGTAGCAGCTACTTATCTTAACCTGCTGGCAGCACAACAGCTTGCCAAAGCACAACAGGATAACCTTAATCGCGCCAAACAACTGCAAACCGTAGTGGTGGCACGAGTTAAAAACGGACTGAACCCCGGAGTAGATTCATCGTTGGCTAACGCCGAAGTATCAAACGCTAAAATAGCTTTAACCAACGCGCAGCAAACCGTTCAGGATCAAAGCAACCAGCTTTCTATTTACCTGGGCATCGCACCACAGGAGTTTCAGCTGGATAGCGCTTTTATCACCAAACAGCCAAATAACCTGGAGGCTTTAAGTTCAGTTGCAGAAAGCGATCACCCTACCCTTAAGTTTTACCAAAACAGGATCAACGTAAGCGATCAGCAGGCTAAATACCTCCGTACATTCGCCTTGCCTACGTTTAGCTTGTTTGGTGTTTACCAGGGCCGTGGTTCGGGTTTTAAATCAGATTATGGTACCAACCAGGATAGCTATACCGGCAGCTACGGTGCAGGCGTTGACCCTACCCGTTTCAATTACCTGCTTGGTGTGGGCGTGGTGTGGAACTTTACCAGCGTATTCAGAACCCATTACCAGGTACAATCGCAAAAATTCACCTCGCAACAATATAAAAATGATTACGAGTTGGTTGACAAGCAACTGAAAGCACAGCAATCGCTTGCCGAAACACGTATTGCCAATGCTTTAAAAAACGTGAACGAGGTACCTGTCGAAGTATCTGCAGCCAACAACGCCTACATCCAAAAATATACCCTGTATAAAAACGGCTTATCAAACATAGTTGATTTTACGCAGGCACTTTATACCCTTAACCGGGCCGAAGTTGATAAATACATAGCCCTGAACAACGTATGGCAGGCGCTGCTGTTTAAATCAGCATCAACCGGCGATTTTGGGTTATTCATTAATAATTTTTAACAGTTACACACATATACAATGGGAATGATAAAAGGGGCGCTGCAAAAACCAATTACCATATTGGTTATAGTAGCCGGGCTGTTCTTCTTCGGTATAAATGCGGTACGGACCATCAAGATCGATATATTTCCCGATCTTAACCTGCCGGTTATATATGTATCGCACCCATACGGCGGTTTTACCCCAAACCAAATGGAGGCTTACTTCGGTAAGCAATATGTTAACCTGTTGCTCTTTGTTTCGGGCGTAAAAAGTATCGAAACCAAAAACATACAGGGCTTAACGTTAATAAAAGTTACTTTTTACGAGGGCACCAATATGGCCCAGGCCGCGGCGGAGGTCACGGCGTATACCAACAGGGCCCAGTCGGCGTTCCCGCAGGGATCGCAGCCGCCCTTTATTTTGCGCTTTGATGCTTCAACATTGCCTGTTGGCCAGTTAGTATTAAGCAGCGCCACCCGCAGCAATAACGAGTTGCTGGATTATGCTTTGGTTTACGTTCGTTCGTCATTTACCTCCATTCCGGGCCTTGTTGCTCCGGCACCTTTTGGTGGTAACCAACGTACTATCCTGATCAAAGCCGACCCTAACCTGTTGCGTGCGCACAATTTAACGCCCGACCAGGTAGTGGCCGCCCTGCGCGAAAACAACCAGAACACTCCGGCAGGTAACGTACGTATTGGCGATTACAACTACCTTGCCCCATCAAACACCACCATAAAAAAAGTTCAGGATTTTGGCGATATCCCCCTGTATAAAAACGGCATCCAAACCGTATTTATGAAGGATGTAGCCACTATTGAAGATGGTGCTGATATCACCAACGGTTACGCACTTATTAACGGTAAACGTTCAGTATATCTGCCTATCACCAAATCGGCCACGGCCTCTACCTGGGATGTGGTTCAAAATCTTAAAAAAGCCCTCCCCCGTTTCCAGGCTTTACTGC
The sequence above is a segment of the Mucilaginibacter celer genome. Coding sequences within it:
- a CDS encoding LysR family transcriptional regulator, which codes for MNIALHHFRLVDTISREGSLTKAAASLHLTQSALSHQLKELEKELDIEVFHRQGKKLQLTEVGYRFLRSSEKILAEIRTLEEDINNYKNGKTGKLNISMQCYTAYHWLPGVIKDFKSQWPDININIVSDASRRPLEYLMRGDLDLGIVRTQMVNTQIVYEPIFEDRLICILPADHPLAKKAVIDICDFQDQELILALYDPSYQETPIIETLIQEQHVKPKTLSRIHYTDATIEMVNAGLGISVMADWIVKPYLPGKHIVTKPLHHSIAKRTWYAATCRDTPVIQNFLTCLKNHFCKTEMLCNEFDNLETYQELRAG
- a CDS encoding TolC family protein codes for the protein MLNTNSKKLLLFFLSVLYVLHVQAQQQTLSIKDAEQMALANYASIKSKANQLNASKAYLKETKTEYLPDLNFSAQQDYGTVNGQTGPSFGYRGLSVSSSGPTLAKQNWNAAFGALYLTNVSWDFFAFGRSKQRIGVQKTIVSRDETDLAQEQFQHQVRVAATYLNLLAAQQLAKAQQDNLNRAKQLQTVVVARVKNGLNPGVDSSLANAEVSNAKIALTNAQQTVQDQSNQLSIYLGIAPQEFQLDSAFITKQPNNLEALSSVAESDHPTLKFYQNRINVSDQQAKYLRTFALPTFSLFGVYQGRGSGFKSDYGTNQDSYTGSYGAGVDPTRFNYLLGVGVVWNFTSVFRTHYQVQSQKFTSQQYKNDYELVDKQLKAQQSLAETRIANALKNVNEVPVEVSAANNAYIQKYTLYKNGLSNIVDFTQALYTLNRAEVDKYIALNNVWQALLFKSASTGDFGLFINNF